A genomic stretch from Malus domestica chromosome 15, GDT2T_hap1 includes:
- the LOC103415526 gene encoding histone H4-like — translation MTGRGKGGKGLGKGGAKRHRKVLRDNIQGITKPAIRRLARRGGVKRISGLIYEETRGVLKIFLENVIRDAVTYTEHARRKTVTAMDVVYALKRQGRTLYGFGG, via the coding sequence ATGACAGGCCGAGGGAAGGGAGGCAAGGGCTTGGGCAAGGGAGGGGCGAAACGACATCGGAAGGTTCTGAGGGACAACATCCAGGGTATCACCAAGCCTGCGATTCGGCGTCTCGCTCGTAGAGGTGGCGTGAAGCGTATCAGCGGTCTGATCTACGAGGAGACCAGAGGAGTGCTCAAGATCTTTCTGGAGAACGTGATTCGTGATGCCGTGACTTACACCGAGCACGCCAGGAGGAAGACCGTGACCGCCATGGATGTGGTGTATGCTCTGAAGAGGCAAGGAAGGACCCTCTACGGTTTCGGGGGTTAA